tagctcagccagtacAGTGTATACTTCACCatatgtaaggacctggattcaagaccctgATACTACATGGGAGAaaatggtagaacagtgctgtgggatctctacttctctctctctcctctcactcttgcctgctctgtctctccccatctctgtttccatctgtgattgaaaaggaaaaaacaaatatcCACTGGGAGATTTGTCATCATGTAGATGCAAAGCCCCAGTGAAGTTCTGGGCAAGTCCCTGGGATGGTGGATGGAAATGACACATCATAGGCTCTATGATGTCCCTATCCCCAACCCCAGGTGGGACAGAGACTTACATGGCAGAGGGGAGGTGGCACCATCACACAGGGACATGGTAGGGCTGGGCCAGGGCCTGCCTGGTGGGAGCAGGAGCTGAGGAGGCGCCTGGAAAGAATAATGGAATCTGTACCTACAGTTTTCAACTCTACCACTGGACTAGCCCCCAAGTTCCCCTCTGAAGTAAACTTTCAAGTTGTACCTAAAAGTGTCTCCCACTATCTGAAAGGaggatgttcccatgtggtatgaTTCATAGATTATTTGAGGTATCTTGCAATGGTCAGaatttttccatataaattaatGGTAAAAAATACTCCAAGAATCCCACCACCAAGTAACATAAATCATATTGCATAGGAGTGATCTACTTTTGAATAGTGAGGACACCTTCACTGGTGTCCGGTCTCAATGCTTCCTACCTTTGTTCTACTCTTTAAAACCACCCTATTAGAGCCAAAAatatggaaacagcctaaatgcccacggacagatgactgggtaaagaaattatgggggagctgggcggtagcacagcgagttaagcgcatgtggtgcaaagcacaaggaccagcataatggtctcggttcgagcccctggctcccacctgcaggggagttgcttcacaggcggtgaagcaggtctgcaggtgtctatctttctctccccctctctgtcttcctctcctctctccatttctctctgtcctatctaataacgatgacatcaataacaacaacaataactacaacaacaataaaaaaacaagggcaacaaaaagggaaaataaataaatataacttaaaaaattagaaattattAACCCCAGAGGCCATGGTCTTAGCCACTGCATGAagctgccccccaccaccaccaccaacatccACCCAGGAGCTGTTTCAGGCCTGTGGCCATGCTTACCGCTCCAGCTCTTGGACCTTCTGGGCCAGCAGGCGCTGCTCACCCTGGGCCACATCCTGGCTACTCTGCAGCTGGctcttttctctcctgggaaGAGCAAGCCCAGCAATGTAATAGGAGGTGGGTACTGGGGTGAGGGTATGGGGGTTATCAGCCAGCCCCTCCTCATCACATGTATAGCAGGAGCCCTGAAGGGAAGACGGGGACAGAAAGGGAGCAAAGGACTGGGAAGCAGTACAGAAGTGGACCAGCTGTGAGGGGTGTGGTGTACAGGGTGTTCCCAGATGAGCCAGGGCCCCACCTGAGCCTCTCATTCTCCAGCATGAACTCTTGCAGCATCCCATAAAGATTCCGCTGGACCCAGGCCACCCGGGCCCTGCTGAGTCCTGAGGCTGCAGGAAAGGGAGGCAACAGGATGCACAGGAGCCCCAGATGTTATCCATACCCTATAGCCCAGATCCTAGAGAGTTCATACCCTTGGGGTCTATTTGTACCAGTTGAGACCGCAGACGCCGGTTCTCCTCTTGGAGCTGCAGTATCTCAGTCTCCAAACACTGGGTCGGCTTGATTGCGGGAGACTGCAGAGAAAGAGGCTCAGAGCTGCCACAAAAGGCTGTGCAGACTATATGCTGAACAAGAACTTCTGGAGTAGGGGAGAGCCTAAACTCTAGTCCAAATGCAAGACCATACCCAGCACAGCAGCACCTCATTGGGACAGGGAGCCTTGTCCTGACTGTATCACACTATCCTATGGCCTTAGCTACTAGCTGAAAGGCCCATTCTAAGCTGGACCCCACTCCAAGTCTAGCCCAAAGTCAGGTCTATTCAGACCTAAAGCCAAGCAAAACCCCACATCAAATCTTAAGTCAAATCACAGCATcctgtggggaagcaatcacagaagccagaccttccaccttctgcaacccacaatgaccctgggtccatactcccagagggatagagaatgggaaagctatcaggggaggggatgggatatggagatctggtggtgggaattgtgtggagttgtaccccttctatgctacggttttgttaatgtctccttttttaaattaattaattaattaatttaaaaactcaCAGCATCCATTGGGATCCTGGCTAAATCCTGAATCATATTCCAAGTCAAACTTCAACCCTAACCATGAATTTGACCCCACTTTATCCAACTATGACCCTGTCATTAACAGGTCAGCTCTAATCTCAACTCTGATTCAGTGCCAtactgtctttgtctccctctagTCACCTTGGGGGGCTGTGGCCGTGTGGTGACCCGCTGAGCTCGGCTTGCATAACGCAGGGTGCTAAGGGTCTCAGGAAGGCACTGGACTGAAGGGGACACGCAGGCCACCTGGGAAAGACCATCCCTGAGTGGTTCTTTCTAGGAACCCCTCCCTCAGGGCTTATACCTCCCTGCCCACCCATCAGGTACCATGAGGGTGACCCCACGCCCCCCCAGTGAGTCCGCCAGCAACTTGGTGAGCTTGCTGTCCCGGAAGGGGATGTGGCTCTGTTTCCGATGTGGGTCCAGCAGCAGGGAGATACAGTGACCTGGGTGGGGAGAGTAGGGCACAGCAAGGTCACAATCACAGTTGAAGGCCACTCAGTTGAAGAACTGGGCTTTCCAGCCAGGCTTGTGTGACTCACAAATCCTTCCTTGCACATAATCCCATCACTCAGGTGGACTGGGATCCATGGTGGACAGAGATGGTCCTGTCCATGCCTGGTCCCCAGTGCCCACCAGGGAGGAGTAAGGCAATGTCTGGGTAATGGACTGAATAGAGAATTATTTTCTGAACATCTCCCCTATTGGTGTCATAGAAGAGACCATGGACCCAACTTCAGGACAAGGCCCAATGAAAAGATAATATAATTGTCTTGCCCTTATTGGGCCTCACTCTTTCTAGCTGTGTAATGGACAGGCTACATTTAAGGCTATATACCTCTCAAATTAAGATGTTTTTAATAAAGAGTTTACAATCCATAATGTTCTGAGAGGCTTGAGTCAGCGCAAAGCTCTGACCAAAGGCCAAGCAAAACCCCACATCAAATCTTAACTCTGGTCAAATCACGGCGTCCATTGGGATCCTGGCTAAATCCTGAATCATATTCCAGTTCATCTCCAATTCTGATCATGAACTTGACCCTACTTTATCCAACTATAATCCTGTCATTAACAGGTCAGCTCTAATCTCAACTCTGACTCAGTTGAGGCCTGAGGTTCTTTAATTGCCCTCTACTCACTGCAACTCCTCTGGTCACCACATTGTAGAGAGTCACGCCCAGAGGATAGACTCAAGGAATCACACAGGTGGCCTCCAGGTCTCACCCAGGGCCAGCAGGCTGCGGTTGATGCTGTTAGCCTCAAGCATCAGCTCCCCTCGGGATCCAGTGGCTGCCACCTTCTCACTGCCCGCCAGATCCACAAAGCacagcttccccccagcagggggCACTCTGGGGTCCATATGAGACATCTGCTGGAGTGGGAGTGATCAGGCCTTGATGGAAGCTTGGGAGGGGCTGTAGCCCTCAAAATCAAGGTCAAGGGCTTCCATTAGCAATTATGCTGCACACCCAAGTTGTGTTGTTACGCATCCAGAGGCTGCCTCACACTGGAGGGCCCAGGACAGCTCCTCCCTGAGGCTGGGACACTCACAGTGTGGTGGTTGATGTAGAGTGTAAGCAGGGCATGGCTACGGCTAGAGGTCTGGTTCAGAGTGTGAGCTGAGCTCCTTCGACGACTGAGACCTAGAGAGAAAAAACTTCGGGAGCCAGACCTCACTGGAAGAACAGCTGGTCACTCTTATTCTGTTTTAAACTTTGGAACTAGGACTTCATATAATATATGTgatatttcactttgttttcaaGATAGGGAGATCCAGAGTAAGAAAAATGCAGTAAAGGCACCCAAGCAGAGGGTCTGGCCTATGCAAAGGCACAGTGGCCAAAAGTGGGTGCTGGTTCAGGGATGATGAGCTGTTGGGTCTGGTTCTAGCTCCAAGAAGTGAAAGGAAGCTGAGTGGGATTCAGCAGAAGGACACCTTTTGGAACAGCTCCACTGTTGCtgtgtagagggggagagagaaacaggcagtgagagaagatgggaagccTCATATCTGAATCATGTCTGAAGCCACAGCTCCAGCCAGGGACCCTTAGAACCCTGAGGAATGATGTCCCCACTACCTTTTGGAAGCTCCTCTGAGGAGCACTCACCCATTTGCAGAAGTTCCATCAGAGCCCCTAGACTCCCAAATTCCACTACCCGCAGCTGCTCCACATAGAAGCCCCTGGTCTTGTTCCAGCGAACAGGGAGGGGCCGGGGAGAGCCTGAGCTTAGCAAGTCTCGAACCTGGGAGATGAGaatagaggaaaagggaagaactTTCTAAGTCTATGTTCCCTGACCCTACTGATAACATGTCAccttccactgtgccaccccctcttcttccccttgGCCTGGACTCCTTGGAAAAAAAGAGTTCTCTTTGTAAACTGTTTGTCCATCTCAGGCCCTACCTTCTCATTGTAGATCTCCAGGTAGGAAGCATGAAGAGTGGTGGGGGTGCCAAGGTGCTGGACCTGCTCTAGCAGCCAGGTGAAGGTCCTCtgcatgatgccagccaggctaGGGGGAACAGGCACTCCCTCACCCTGAAGGCAGAAACAGCTGAGTTTGGGGCTAGgccaccctcaccaccaccattacTACTACCACCATAATAATAACTCTGCCCCTATAAAGCTTTACAATGCACCAGGAGCTGTGCCCAGCCCCCCTACATCTCACTTAATCTTCACAGTCAGTACTAACACCTCCATTTGACAGATGAAGAAACCTAGAGCTGGTAAGTAAAGGGGAAATAATCTGACCCGCATCCTGGGCGAGTCCCTTTATCTTTCTGGTCTTTGGTTTCACTGCGAATAAATGAAGCTAATCTGCACTGTCCAAGCTTCTTCCTTCTGGGAGTCTGAGCTGCCTGGGCTCCCCAAGGCTTCCAGCCgccccttacccccacccccagccctcggGGTCCCCATCAACAATGAGCCCACCTGCGGGCGAGGTCCAGTCAGGGTGTAGGTCTTCCCCGAGCCTGTCTGGCCAAAGGTGAAGACCGTGCAGGAGAAGCTGTGGGCAGCAGGGTTGGTGTGACTGGCCCCTGGCAGAGAGCCAGGCTGGCGATGGTCcagcagctgggggtggggagtggggtgcagAGGGGATCTGCGGCCGGCCGTACTCACCCTCGCAGGGCTAGCTCTCCCAGGCGCCGCACACCGCAGGCCTGGAACACGTCCTCTTGTGTGCGGCTGGCGTCCAGCACAGCAGAAAAGCGGAAGACCACGTCCTGGGCCCCACCTGGGGGTCTCACCTGGGGGAGGGGCGGAGAAGGGGCGGGTCTCCGGGGAAGCGCTACCCGGGGGGCATCCTGCAGAGGGCGGGGCCTCTGATGGAGGGGCCTCTGGGGTGGCACCTTCAGGTCCCTCTAGGGTAACTCTTGTGGGGGTTCAGGTCTGGTGCTCTCAGGCTAGGTTTCTTTTGGGTGGGTGTAGCGGATGGGTGGGAAGGGGTCCTCACGTGCAAAGTGCGGGTTCCCGAGCAGCGCAGCGCGCTTTGTTCCCCTCGGCGTAGCTCGGCGGTGCTCATAGGGCGCACCCTGGCATTCAACAGGAGGGTTGATGGACCATCTGTATCCAACTatccctcagtccctccctcatTTGGGCGCCTTCAGGCACACTTAAACTGACCTGAGCACCACCTGAATGGGCGTTTCCAATCCTTCCGGCCCCTGGTCCAGGTTCAGCTCAGGGTCCCTGTGGCAGCAGGACCAGTCAGTTACCTTCCCTGGGCCCATCGGCTCCTGGAACCTCCCAGAATCTCTGCTTACCCGTCAGGGGACCCGCGTTCCTCCATGTTAGGCTTTGCACACGAAGCTAGCTCCTCCCAAACCTCGTTCTCTTCCTTCCCCaagtcccctcccttctccacaaACTAGGACTGGCTATATACACTTTATACCCACTCCCAAGCCCCACCCAGACCCCCCCCTTCACAGGCAGTCATCCATCCGGAAAGGCTAGGGCCTGCCCAGAGTTAGCTAGCTAAAGATTTACCCAGCCCTTACTTCTGCCTTTTGCAGAGGAGAGTGTCTTTCCCCCCAGCTAGGGGTATCCATCCCTACTTTTTCCCCAAGCTAGGATACCCCCAGTTAAGAGGTTCTGGAATCTGAAGAGTCCACACTCTTGCCCAGTGCTATCAGGAAAGAACACACTGACAAGCCTTCTCTGTGCACAATGAGTATAAAGCTACACAGCAATCCTGGCCTCGGTAACTTTTCCTAATAGCATAACTCCTCTAGCTTGGCAgtctttcccccttctttctcccacCAACTCTAGCTTCTTGGGAAAGCCCCAGTTCTCAGCTCTGGGAGAACCTGGCTAAAATGAGTTCTTGAGCTGGCAACAGGCTCTGAAGCATCTAGTTAAACATTGGACCACCTGCCTTTCTAATGCCAAGACTGCTCCAAGGCTGGGTAGTTGTTTAACCTGCTCCTGGTCTTGCACGTGAGAGCAGGGGAGATGTATGTGGATATGTGGGTGGGGCAGGCTCCAGTCTGCCATAGGTAGATCATACTCTTCCCAGCTCTTAATCCCATTaatgagagaagaagaaagaatgcagagactgggggtaggggtggggatagAAGGAGTTCAAGGATGAGTGGAGTTGGTGAGACACTTGTGATATGTGAAGGAGATTTAGACTAGACCAAGCTCATGAATCTGGATTCACTACTGAAGGAACCAGGAAGTCAGTGAAGAATTACAAATAGAGAAGTTACACCATCAGTCTGGCATGATTACAATTACTGTCACtgcaggaaagagaaaggaaatttactcctaccctatagtttctTCTTAGGCTGCCTGAAATCAAGTTAGTATCAGAAAGATTTGAAGGCGAAAAGGCCAAAGTTGTATCATATAAATGGATGCAGGTTTTAAAACTGCTTCTACAAAAAtagagccgtgtgtgtgtgttaattaaaGTAATAGTAAAATTTTCCTTTGAGTTTTTTGAATCTTAATTGGCCTCAGTTTGAAATAATCCATATGTCAATGTGTGACATCTTGGGAAGATGATTCTGAAAATCTTAGAAAGGTCTACCCTTTACCATCCTATTTCTGCATGAACTctgattttttcttgttgttgctgttgttgtttttgctgttaagGTTATTGTGGCACaaggactccactgctcctagtaccttgccctttctttctttctctttctttctttctttctgcatttctttttctttatggaaataaaagaaacagagagaaaatggagggggaagagggagagaggaaaaaagacacctgcagctctgctttgcttcttatgaagcttccccacagtaggtggggacagggggtgagaacccagatcctcatgcatggtaataggtgtgctttaccaggtgcaccaccactcagtccttattcttttaatatttttgcaaATTCCTCTTCTCCAAACACATATGAGGATAGAAGCTCTAGGGACAGCTCCCTTTAATAATGCATGCTCTAAGGACTTTTACTCTGGGTGGAAAGGAGAGTCCAGGAGAGTTCTGATTTCTAgcctatattttaaaagtatccttctggggccaggtggtggtgcacctggttaagcaacaaGTTACCACGTGCAAAGACCCTGGTCGCCACTGTTAGcaagcaaaaatcaaaccaccgTCCACTGCAagaaagcaaagatgtttattcacgaattcgaatccgggtcgagaggtgactgacagcagtccaccaggcttgaccctgaacaaggctcaaaccacacaatttataggatttcagaatacactcagggaggggggaacacatcaccttatcaacctatatccaataatatgctatagaaaacgcggaATCCAATAATTTCAAACCAGGCAGAAAGCGGGGTCCATTCAAAGCAAAACGCGGGCTAATTTTAAACATTGCGAGCTCACACAACCAATAAAACTTAGCCAGGGTATGGTCACTACATCCCCCTGTTACCCCCTGTCATCGGCTGtaaccttctggtaaacagtttcctgtgcaaaggtcctgataaacCTCGCCTgcatgcagggtcttggtaaacagctTGTGGTTTACTGATTAAGTCCTATGGtcagggggaaagggcaagggattttccatctcacactataagaaactaaatttaaaaagagcttctaaaactattgcataaaaagaactttaaaaactacTACCTCTAACAGCCACCTGTAGGAGGTagtagtaaagcagtgatgcaggtgtttctccatctccctctgcctctcagtctttcttccttcttatttctctatcaaatacaaattaataaaaaaatatatatatccttctggctccatgttttaaaaaatctattcacCATCAAGGTAAAGAGCTCTACAGTTAGCAGACCACTGAAGTGATCCAGGTGAATAAAGATAGAAActcagattaaaaaagaaagaaagaaagaaagaaagaaagaaagaaaggaaggaaggaaggaaggaaggaaggaaggaagagaaaataaggggccagatagtggcacatctggttgagtgcacatgctacaatgctcaaggatctaggtttgagccccaggtccccacctgcaaggcgaaagctttgcaagtggtgaagcagggctgcaggtgtctctctgtctctctccctctctatctcccctttctccatttctttattttttaaatattttattttattctatttatttattcccttttgttgcccttgttgttttattgttgtagttattattgatgtcgttgttgttggaaaggacagagagaaatggagagaggaggggaagacagagagggggagagaaagacagacacctgcagacctgcttcaccacctgtgaagggacctgcctgcaggtggggaaccgggggctcgaaccgggatcctgacgccggtccttgagcttagtgccagctgcgcttaacccgctgcgctacagcctgactcccccccccttctccatttctaactaaatctctatctaataaataaataaagataataattttttaaaaaaaaattaaaaagtaaagaaaaaagggatagtGATAATGAATTTCAGTATTTGTTGAAATAGTGGATGAAATATATAAGTGAAGCAAGGCAAATATAAATAGAATAACACATTGATATAGCTTTAACTTTTGAGAGCTGAAAGCAAAGAAATCTTAAAGCTTAAGGTTTCAATTTAAgcctcaaatagaaaaaaaaagacctttctaAGTTGAAAGAAGACTTTCAACTGACTTTTTTTTGTACCaagaaaagtttattttattagtttttatttaattaatttattttaaaaaggagacattcacaaaaccataggataagaggggtacaactccacatagttcccagcaccagacctctgtatcccatcccctcccctgatagctttgctattctttaaccctctgggagtatggacccaaggtcattgtgggatgcagcaggtggaaggtctggcttctgtaattgctttcctgctgaacatgggcattgactggtcgatccatactcccagcctgcctctctcttcaacTGAATTTTGAATAAAACTATGAAACTTGAAGACAGTTGAGTGAATTCTTTTTGGGGACAAATACTGTTTATCAGATAGTTtatgttctgttctgttttgatatatatatttacatgagCTGACATATTAATCAACTTCCATTTGAGATTTAATCTCTCAGAAAATTTAATTATCCAATACATTACTTTTTATTATAATCTCTATATTGTACATAGGTATCCAGAACTTACTTGTCCATAATAGGAATTTTACACTCTCATCGAAAGTCTTTCTTTTGTcataccctcacccccaccccagcatctGGTAACCACCATTCTACTCTCTGCTATTGGGCTTCTTtcaaatcttcttctagcgtttgcccttcttcggtagccagttagtggctttgaaagtgactgggatccatgtggattcagtcggctaggaaggatcgtcagtttccccaatgaatgggtactcacgggatgtaccatGGGCACTACTTTCAAATAAAAGGCTAAGATTGTGAAAttgtttacaaaaataaaatgtatctctTTAAAAACTAAGCTCCTAGcgttgagagatagctcacccagtagaacacactaccatgcatgaagatttgggtttgagccctgagcaccaccataacctaggagaactccatgaatggtggaatggtgctgtggtgtctctccttctagttctgcttctccctctctgccttttttctatctgaaattaaaatgaaaaaaaaatgtccactaggagctgtggaattatttatgcatgagactccaaaggcaaaacaaacaaagcaaaataaaacaaatacataaaacaagagaaatatcacccaccccacctccaaaaaaaagcaaaacagaagccTAATAAAGTGAGTTTTAAGGAAGGAAGCAGCTGTAGAAAtgataagaaatattttattatgattaAAGCAGGAAGACATCATATTGCATTCATTTAACAGCAAAACAAGAGAAACAGAGATTATAAATATTATGAAATGAACAATGTTGCAAGTTTAATGCATAAGCAAGCTGTGCTTTAAGAGAAATTAATAGGcctgaattctttttaaaaattatattaatgatttaatattgatctatgaaattataagatagtgggggtataattctataccattcccactaccagagttcttgtCCCattcctccattgaaaactgcagtagttctcccaaggtcacatatatgagtttactattatttctctctctctctctctctctctctctctctctctacatatatatatatatatatatatatgtatatgtatatatatacatatatatatacatgaatttcatatatatatatggaattgtacAATTAAgtcaagggatatatatatatatatatatatatatatatatgaagagagagagagattggcctattttttcctatgatcctatcttctcttcctttctaagtcacacctacacctattactatctctaaatgtacttcctttttttctcttcggGTTCTGATggaatggagttcagagccatctggtcatcttctcctaacatttctccttctctggaagtatagactgaaattctttatgaggtgtacagggtggaagttctggcttttgtaactgcttcttcactgaacatgggtgttgtcaggtcaattcatacccttagcctatttttatctttcccaagtggggtagggctcttgagaggtgagGTCCTAGGGCACATTGGCGAGGTCTTCTGCCCACAGacatcaggatggagtcatagtagtgtctgcaacttggtggatgaaaggcagtaagatataaagcatggaAAAATGTATAATAAATAGGAAGCAAAAAAGAGGAATAAAGCAGAGGAGAGTAGGAATttcagggtggaaagaagctagtagtctcttttaggtatgttcttagggacccatgactttagtaatttttgcttgagcttgatggcTAACATATTTTaatactaaaaatattgtctgggaagattgtgttagagagttgagaacagggctggtaaattggattagggtagagagtatctctcaaacttgaagaaaatatataaatacacctGACAGTTTACCTCATCAATCTGaaccatatttattcatatttagcacaggagactacataacttctgagtccctgtcagtctgcgcTCACAgtttgtggtcacagctaggaacattctaggctgcactcatttcagaaccagtcttcctcaagtggcagagtgaaatgacccaacctccctttggagagtggggcagtccctaccaatgctACTTTTTAGTGAAGGCCAGGCCCTGGaatcccacaagagggcttattatGATATTCCTGGTAGAagggaccagtgatggtggagagagggatctattagaggtctaggcccatcatatctatgactAAGACTCCTAGTGGTGGTCTGTTATTGACCAGAAAAGCCATCTTTAAGTTtgtcagtctcttgaccttaccCTGCTTttttagtcccttctttatctaatgagcttagcctttcttccagttgttaaagcattaagtgtcatttgttgtatccaaaccagtattaggtttatgaggTCTAGGCCTGAATTCTTTAGAAAAGAAGGGAGGTTGAACATCAATTATCCAAGTTAGAAAAATGATAGaataggggatgggtggtggcacagctggctgagagtacatgttacagtgtacaaggtttaagcccccggtccacacctgcaggggaaaagctctgcaagtggtgaagaagtgctgcaggcctctctctgtccctctccctccctttctatcacccctttcccactCAATTTATAGCTGTCTCTATATTAATAACCagttaataagtaaagataataaaaaagaaaaaatgatagcATACCAAAcccaaagaaaagagagagaataaaagaaattgCACAAGGGACCAATGAAATATTTGGCTGGCACACAGCAGAAATATCCACAAGCCAAAAAAGTTATTTCTGTGAATACTAATAGCTTGTCTAAGGAACTAACAActaataaagaaaacaagaggatAAAATGAAGTTTATTGGTATCAGGAAAAAAGGAGACCTTACCATAGGTCCTATTACACATTAAAAAGGCAATATTATGAGCAAGTTTATGCAAATAAGTTTGAGTTTAACAAAGTTCATAAATTCATGGACAAATCCTTCTAACATTCAACTCACTAAGAGTGAGTGCTTTTTCTAATGGTTaactaaaaatataattaaaagctTCCTGATAAAGAAAACTCTTGGTGGAACACACataataatgcacaaggacctgggtttcctgcttgtaggaggaagcttcataaatagtggagcaatgctgcaggtgtctctcctattctctgcatctctttcctttctgttccttacattctatttaaaaaaaaaagccaccaggagtggta
The sequence above is drawn from the Erinaceus europaeus chromosome 10, mEriEur2.1, whole genome shotgun sequence genome and encodes:
- the LOC103116803 gene encoding kinesin-like protein KIF12 isoform X3 yields the protein MEERGSPDGDPELNLDQGPEGLETPIQVVLRVRPMSTAELRRGEQSALRCSGTRTLHVRPPGGAQDVVFRFSAVLDASRTQEDVFQACGVRRLGELALRGFSCTVFTFGQTGSGKTYTLTGPRPQGEGVPVPPSLAGIMQRTFTWLLEQVQHLGTPTTLHASYLEIYNEKVRDLLSSGSPRPLPVRWNKTRGFYVEQLRVVEFGSLGALMELLQMGLSRRRSSAHTLNQTSSRSHALLTLYINHHTQMSHMDPRVPPAGGKLCFVDLAGSEKVAATGSRGELMLEANSINRSLLALGHCISLLLDPHRKQSHIPFRDSKLTKLLADSLGGRGVTLMVACVSPSVQCLPETLSTLRYASRAQRVTTRPQPPKSPAIKPTQCLETEILQLQEENRRLRSQLVQIDPKGMNSLGSGL
- the LOC103116803 gene encoding kinesin-like protein KIF12 isoform X1 encodes the protein MEERGSPDGDPELNLDQGPEGLETPIQVVLRVRPMSTAELRRGEQSALRCSGTRTLHVRPPGGAQDVVFRFSAVLDASRTQEDVFQACGVRRLGELALRGFSCTVFTFGQTGSGKTYTLTGPRPQGEGVPVPPSLAGIMQRTFTWLLEQVQHLGTPTTLHASYLEIYNEKVRDLLSSGSPRPLPVRWNKTRGFYVEQLRVVEFGSLGALMELLQMVRSGSRSFFSLGLSRRRSSAHTLNQTSSRSHALLTLYINHHTQMSHMDPRVPPAGGKLCFVDLAGSEKVAATGSRGELMLEANSINRSLLALGHCISLLLDPHRKQSHIPFRDSKLTKLLADSLGGRGVTLMVACVSPSVQCLPETLSTLRYASRAQRVTTRPQPPKSPAIKPTQCLETEILQLQEENRRLRSQLVQIDPKGMNSLGSGL
- the LOC103116803 gene encoding kinesin-like protein KIF12 isoform X2 codes for the protein MEERGSPDGDPELNLDQGPEGLETPIQVVLRVRPMSTAELRRGEQSALRCSGTRTLHVRPPGGAQDVVFRFSAVLDASRTQEDVFQACGVRRLGELALRGFSCTVFTFGQTGSGKTYTLTGPRPQGEGVPVPPSLAGIMQRTFTWLLEQVQHLGTPTTLHASYLEIYNEKVRDLLSSGSPRPLPVRWNKTRGFYVEQLRVVEFGSLGALMELLQMVRSGSRSFFSLGLSRRRSSAHTLNQTSSRSHALLTLYINHHTMSHMDPRVPPAGGKLCFVDLAGSEKVAATGSRGELMLEANSINRSLLALGHCISLLLDPHRKQSHIPFRDSKLTKLLADSLGGRGVTLMVACVSPSVQCLPETLSTLRYASRAQRVTTRPQPPKSPAIKPTQCLETEILQLQEENRRLRSQLVQIDPKGMNSLGSGL
- the LOC103116803 gene encoding kinesin-like protein KIF12 isoform X4; translation: MEERGSPDGDPELNLDQGPEGLETPIQVVLRVRPMSTAELRRGEQSALRCSGTRTLHVRPPGGAQDVVFRFSAVLDASRTQEDVFQACGVRRLGELALRGFSCTVFTFGQTGSGKTYTLTGPRPQGEGVPVPPSLAGIMQRTFTWLLEQVQHLGTPTTLHASYLEIYNEKVRDLLSSGSPRPLPVRWNKTRGFYVEQLRVVEFGSLGALMELLQMGLSRRRSSAHTLNQTSSRSHALLTLYINHHTMSHMDPRVPPAGGKLCFVDLAGSEKVAATGSRGELMLEANSINRSLLALGHCISLLLDPHRKQSHIPFRDSKLTKLLADSLGGRGVTLMVACVSPSVQCLPETLSTLRYASRAQRVTTRPQPPKSPAIKPTQCLETEILQLQEENRRLRSQLVQIDPKGMNSLGSGL